Proteins encoded within one genomic window of Triticum aestivum cultivar Chinese Spring chromosome 2D, IWGSC CS RefSeq v2.1, whole genome shotgun sequence:
- the LOC123053182 gene encoding uncharacterized protein gives MTQASAASHHVLHSSYLQLTTFPQILSSPTTSPLLPPCRRPAAFFRSAHRRLPPCRRAATFPRSAAPLPSPAPLPHLLPPCCRGAIAWMRLRREPCRCDAGPGDEGARCLMWTPTGDDETPFLVMHSVSPADPAPSSHLLSAVQTGARAVRPLTACSTEVALLQHAGVRATVKIKIKVEYEVRCGLNAVCCGCLFTQN, from the exons ATGACCCAGGCAAGCGCCGCCTCCCACCACGTCCTCCACTCCTCCTACCTCCAGCTCACCACCTTCCCCCAAATTCTCTCCTCCCCCACGacctcccctctcctccccccaTGTCGCCGCCCCGCAGCCTTCTTCCGCTCCGCGCACCGCCGCCTTCCCCCGTGCCGCCGCGCCGCAACCTTCCCCCGCTCCGCCGCGCCACTGCCTTCCCCCGCTCCGCTGCCCCACCTGCTTCCTCCATGCTGCCGCGGCGCCATCGCCTGGATGCGCCTCCGTCGCGAACCTTGCCGGTGTGACGCTGGACCAGGCGACGAGGGCGCTAGATG CTTGATGTGGACTCCAACAGGCGACGACGAGACCCCCTTCCTCGTGATGCACTCCGTTTCCCCAGCCGACCCGGCCCCGAGCTCTCACCTCCTCTCTGCAGTGCAGACCGGCGCACGCGCAGTTCGCCCCCTGACGGCGTGCAGTACGGAAGTTGCGTTGCTGCAGCACGCTGGCGTGCGTGCAACCGTGAAGATAAAAATCAAAGTGGAATATGAAGTCCGCTGTGGCTTGAATGCAGTCTGTTGTGGATGCCTTTTTACTCAGAATTGA